The proteins below come from a single Hippocampus zosterae strain Florida chromosome 5, ASM2543408v3, whole genome shotgun sequence genomic window:
- the wdr26a gene encoding WD repeat-containing protein 26 isoform X1 has product MQANGAVPDRDPEVSSRNGTPNGDSSDAGAAHSNGLVSATNNGNPVSNNNGVSAQPASNNINNSSGDINCGVKKKKRLSQSEEDVIRLIGQHLHDLGLNQTVDLLMQESGCRLEHPSATKFRNHVMEGEWDKAESDLNELKALMHSPTAIVRMKFLLLQQKYLEYLEDGKVLEALQVLRAELTPLKYNTERIHILSGYLMCSHAEDLRAKADWEGKGTVSRTKLLDKLQMWSFCVCAAYLPPSVMLPPRRLQTLLKQAVELQRERCLYHNTKLDSGLDSVSLLLDHGCSRKQFPCYTQQILTEHCNEVWFCKFSNDGTKLATGSKDTTVIIWHVDTETRQVKLMKTLEGHAYGVSYLAWSPDDAYLIACGPDDCSELWLWNVQTGELRTKMSQSHEDSLTSVAWNPDGKRFITGGQRGQFYQCDLDGNLLDSWEGIRVQCLWCLGDGRTVLASDTHQRIRGYNFEDLTDRSIVQEDHPIMSFTVSKNGRLALLNVATQGVHLWDLQDRVLVRKYQGVTQGFYTIHSCFGGHNEDFIASGSEDHKVYIWHRRSELPIAELTGHTRTVNCVSWNPVLPGLLASASDDGTIRIWGPAPFLEVQDADGLNDCCSMDS; this is encoded by the exons ATGCAGGCTAACGGGGCAGTGCCGGACCGAGACCCTGAAGTGTCCAGCCGAAACGGTACCCCGAACGGCGACTCGTCCGACGCTGGGGCAGCTCACTCCAATGGACTTGTGTCAGCCACCAACAATGGAAACCCAGTGAGTAACAACAACGGAGTGTCAGCCCAGCCCGCgtccaacaacatcaacaacagcTCGGGCGACATCAACTGTGGCGTCAAGAAAAAGAAGCGCTTGTCTCAGTCTGAGGAAGACGTCATCAGGCTCATTGGGCAACATTTACACGATTTGGGTCTCAA TCAGACGGTGGACCTCCTCATGCAAGAATCTGGGTGCAGGCTGGAGCATCCCTCTGCCACAAAGTTTCGCAATCATGTCATGGAAGGAGAGTGGGACAAG GCGGAGAGTGATCTAAATGAGCTGAAGGCACTGATGCATTCTCCTACTGCTATAGTG CGCATGAAGTTCCTCCTGCTGCAGCAGAAGTATTTGGAGTATCTCGAGGATGGTAAAGTCTTGGAGGCTCTGCAGGTTCTCAGAGCCGAACTCACGCCTCTCAAGTACAACACAGAGCGCATTCACATTTTGAGCGG GTACCTGATGTGCAGTCACGCAGAGGACCTGCGAGCCAAAGCGGACTGGGAAGGCAAAGGCACTGTATCCCGAACAAAGCTGCTGGACAAACTCCAGA TGTGGTCTTTCTGCGTGTGTGCAGCCTACCTGCCTCCGTCAGTGATGCTGCCTCCTCGCAGGCTGCAGACTCTGCTAAAACAAGCAGTGGAACTACAGCGGGAGCGCTGCCTCTACCACAATACTAAGCTGGACAGTGGACTGGACTCTGTCTCCTTGCTGCTCGACCACGGCTGCAGCCG GAAACAGTTTCCCTGCTACACCCAGCAAATACTTACCGAACACTGCAATGAAGTCTGGTTCTGCAAGTTCTCCAATGATGGCACAAAACTGGCAACTGGCTCTAAAGACACTACTGTTATTATATGGCATGTTGACACG GAAACAAGGCAGGTGAAGTTAATGAAGACTCTGGAGGGTCATGCGTATGGAGTTTCTTACTTGGCATGGAGCCCTGATGATGCCTACCTGATAGCATGTGGTCCTGACGATTGCTCTGAGTTATGGCTGTGGAATGTACAG ACGGGGGAGTTACGAACAAAGATGAGTCAATCTCATGAAGATAGTCTCACTAGCGTGGCGTGGAATCCAGATGGCAAACGCTTCATCACTGGTGGGCAGAGAGGCCAGTTCTACCAATGT GACTTGGATGGAAACCTTCTGGACTCATGGGAAGGCATTCGTGTGCAGTGCCTGTGGTGTTTGGGAGATGGACGCACCGTCCTTGCTTCTGACACCCACCAGCGCATTCGTGGCTACAACTTTGAGGACCTGACGGACAGAAGCAT AGTCCAGGAGGACCATCCAATAATGTCCTTCACAGTCTCCAAGAATGGAAGGTTAGCTCTGCTCAACGTTGCTACCCAG GGAGTGCACCTCTGGGACCTGCAGGATCGGGTGCTGGTGAGGAAGTACCAAGGAGTGACACAGGGCTTCTACACCATTCACTCCTGCTTTGGAGGCCACAATGAGGACTTCATTGCAAGTGGCAGTGAAG ACCACAAAGTTTACATCTGGCACAGGCGCAGCGAATTGCCCATCGCAGAGCTGACTGGACACACGCGCACAGTCAACTGTGTAAGCTGGAACCCCGTCCTGCCTGGTCTCCTGGCAAGCGCCTCCGATGACGGAACCATCCGAATCTGGGGACCAGCCCCCTTTCTGGAGGTCCAAGATGCAGACGGACTCAACG ATTGTTGCAGCATGGACAGCTGA
- the wdr26a gene encoding WD repeat-containing protein 26 isoform X2 → MQANGAVPDRDPEVSSRNGTPNGDSSDAGAAHSNGLVSATNNGNPVSNNNGVSAQPASNNINNSSGDINCGVKKKKRLSQSEEDVIRLIGQHLHDLGLNQTVDLLMQESGCRLEHPSATKFRNHVMEGEWDKAESDLNELKALMHSPTAIVRMKFLLLQQKYLEYLEDGKVLEALQVLRAELTPLKYNTERIHILSGYLMCSHAEDLRAKADWEGKGTVSRTKLLDKLQTYLPPSVMLPPRRLQTLLKQAVELQRERCLYHNTKLDSGLDSVSLLLDHGCSRKQFPCYTQQILTEHCNEVWFCKFSNDGTKLATGSKDTTVIIWHVDTETRQVKLMKTLEGHAYGVSYLAWSPDDAYLIACGPDDCSELWLWNVQTGELRTKMSQSHEDSLTSVAWNPDGKRFITGGQRGQFYQCDLDGNLLDSWEGIRVQCLWCLGDGRTVLASDTHQRIRGYNFEDLTDRSIVQEDHPIMSFTVSKNGRLALLNVATQGVHLWDLQDRVLVRKYQGVTQGFYTIHSCFGGHNEDFIASGSEDHKVYIWHRRSELPIAELTGHTRTVNCVSWNPVLPGLLASASDDGTIRIWGPAPFLEVQDADGLNDCCSMDS, encoded by the exons ATGCAGGCTAACGGGGCAGTGCCGGACCGAGACCCTGAAGTGTCCAGCCGAAACGGTACCCCGAACGGCGACTCGTCCGACGCTGGGGCAGCTCACTCCAATGGACTTGTGTCAGCCACCAACAATGGAAACCCAGTGAGTAACAACAACGGAGTGTCAGCCCAGCCCGCgtccaacaacatcaacaacagcTCGGGCGACATCAACTGTGGCGTCAAGAAAAAGAAGCGCTTGTCTCAGTCTGAGGAAGACGTCATCAGGCTCATTGGGCAACATTTACACGATTTGGGTCTCAA TCAGACGGTGGACCTCCTCATGCAAGAATCTGGGTGCAGGCTGGAGCATCCCTCTGCCACAAAGTTTCGCAATCATGTCATGGAAGGAGAGTGGGACAAG GCGGAGAGTGATCTAAATGAGCTGAAGGCACTGATGCATTCTCCTACTGCTATAGTG CGCATGAAGTTCCTCCTGCTGCAGCAGAAGTATTTGGAGTATCTCGAGGATGGTAAAGTCTTGGAGGCTCTGCAGGTTCTCAGAGCCGAACTCACGCCTCTCAAGTACAACACAGAGCGCATTCACATTTTGAGCGG GTACCTGATGTGCAGTCACGCAGAGGACCTGCGAGCCAAAGCGGACTGGGAAGGCAAAGGCACTGTATCCCGAACAAAGCTGCTGGACAAACTCCAGA CCTACCTGCCTCCGTCAGTGATGCTGCCTCCTCGCAGGCTGCAGACTCTGCTAAAACAAGCAGTGGAACTACAGCGGGAGCGCTGCCTCTACCACAATACTAAGCTGGACAGTGGACTGGACTCTGTCTCCTTGCTGCTCGACCACGGCTGCAGCCG GAAACAGTTTCCCTGCTACACCCAGCAAATACTTACCGAACACTGCAATGAAGTCTGGTTCTGCAAGTTCTCCAATGATGGCACAAAACTGGCAACTGGCTCTAAAGACACTACTGTTATTATATGGCATGTTGACACG GAAACAAGGCAGGTGAAGTTAATGAAGACTCTGGAGGGTCATGCGTATGGAGTTTCTTACTTGGCATGGAGCCCTGATGATGCCTACCTGATAGCATGTGGTCCTGACGATTGCTCTGAGTTATGGCTGTGGAATGTACAG ACGGGGGAGTTACGAACAAAGATGAGTCAATCTCATGAAGATAGTCTCACTAGCGTGGCGTGGAATCCAGATGGCAAACGCTTCATCACTGGTGGGCAGAGAGGCCAGTTCTACCAATGT GACTTGGATGGAAACCTTCTGGACTCATGGGAAGGCATTCGTGTGCAGTGCCTGTGGTGTTTGGGAGATGGACGCACCGTCCTTGCTTCTGACACCCACCAGCGCATTCGTGGCTACAACTTTGAGGACCTGACGGACAGAAGCAT AGTCCAGGAGGACCATCCAATAATGTCCTTCACAGTCTCCAAGAATGGAAGGTTAGCTCTGCTCAACGTTGCTACCCAG GGAGTGCACCTCTGGGACCTGCAGGATCGGGTGCTGGTGAGGAAGTACCAAGGAGTGACACAGGGCTTCTACACCATTCACTCCTGCTTTGGAGGCCACAATGAGGACTTCATTGCAAGTGGCAGTGAAG ACCACAAAGTTTACATCTGGCACAGGCGCAGCGAATTGCCCATCGCAGAGCTGACTGGACACACGCGCACAGTCAACTGTGTAAGCTGGAACCCCGTCCTGCCTGGTCTCCTGGCAAGCGCCTCCGATGACGGAACCATCCGAATCTGGGGACCAGCCCCCTTTCTGGAGGTCCAAGATGCAGACGGACTCAACG ATTGTTGCAGCATGGACAGCTGA
- the cnih4 gene encoding protein cornichon homolog 4: MDAAVFILSLIDCCALIFLAVYFIITLSDLECDYINARACCSKLNKWVIPEMVGQCLSTVLMLVSTHWFIFFLNLPVAAWDIYRYVKVPMGNMGVFDPTEIHNRGQLKSHMKEAMIKLGYHLLCFFIYLYSMILALIND, from the exons ATGGACGCCGCCGTGTTTATTTTGTCACTGATCGACTGTTGTGCACTGATTTTCCTCGCTGTCTATTTT ATTATTACCTTGTCGGATTTAGAATGTGACTACATCAACGCCAGAGCATGTTGCTCCAAACTCAATAAA TGGGTAATACCAGAGATGGTTGGCCAGTGTCTGTCCACTGTGCTGATGCTGGTCTCTACACACTGGTTCATCTTCTTCCTCAACCTTCCCGTAGCAGCCTGGGACATTTATAG ATACGTGAAGGTCCCGATGGGCAACATGGGCGTCTTTGACCCCACTGAGATCCACAACCGGGGGCAGCTCAAATCACACATGAAGGAGGCCATGATCAAACTGGGATACCACCTGCTTTGcttcttcatttatttgtacAG CATGATTCTGGCTCTGATCAACGACTGA